From one Mytilus edulis chromosome 1, xbMytEdul2.2, whole genome shotgun sequence genomic stretch:
- the LOC139493676 gene encoding dolichol-phosphate mannosyltransferase subunit 3-like: MIPKLFQWLFGVGAFLSVWLAVVLEYVHVQSSSSFKSLFIIPLPLIVLVSFAIYSLGVIIYRVAIFNNCEEASKELQSQIEEAKTDLQKKGFKFDNT, encoded by the exons ATACCAAAGTTGTTTCAATGGTTGTTTGGTGTTGGTGCCTTCCTGAGTGTGTGGTTGGCAGTAGTATTGGAATATGTTCATGTTCAGTCATCTAGTTCATTTAAGTCATTATTTATTATACCA CTGCCATTGATTGTTCTAGTCTCATTTGCA ATATATTCTTTAGGTGTTATCATATATAGAGTTGCCATATTCAATAACTGTGAAGAAGCATCAAAGGAACTTCAATCG cAAATAGAGGAAGCCAAAACTGATTTACAGAAGAAGGGATTCAAGTTTGACAACACATGA